In Prunus dulcis chromosome 1, ALMONDv2, whole genome shotgun sequence, the following are encoded in one genomic region:
- the LOC117615725 gene encoding probable inactive receptor kinase At1g27190 translates to MKIFWGIVSLVLCNSLLCYSIEDDLTCLEGVKTSLTDPQGRLSQWDLGNRSVASICKLVGVSCWNEKENRLISLQLPSMELAGELPESLKFCHSLQSLDLSGNALSGSIPPQICTWLPYLVTLDLSNNHLSGSIPPEIVNCKFLNTLILNDNRLSGSLPYELGRLDRLKRISVANNGLSGTIPPDLSKFEKDDFDGNSGLCGKPLGSKCGGLSSKSLGIIIAAGAIGAAGSLILGLGIWWWLFVRASQKKRSFDGGVGGDKYESGWVGLLRSHKAVQVSLFQKPIVKVRLADLLAATNSFDPQNIVISTRTGVSYKAVLPDGSAMAIKRLNACKLGEKQFRLEINRLGQLRHPNLVPLLGFCVVEEEKLLVYKHMYNGTLHSQLHGSGNVNSQYGFLDWPTRLRIGVGAARGLAWLHHACQPPYMHQNISSNVILLDYDFEARITDFGLARLVASRDSNDSSFVNGDLGEFGYVAPEYSSTMVASLKGDVYGFGVVLLELVTGQKPLEIGNAVEGFKGNLVDWVNHLSNAGRSMDAIDNILAGKGHDDEILQFMRVGCTCVVARPKDRPSMYQVYESLKVFAEKHGFFEQYDEFPLVFGKQVPES, encoded by the coding sequence ATGAAGATCTTTTGGGGCATTGTCTCACTGGTGCTCTGCAACTCCCTCCTCTGCTACTCCATTGAAGACGACCTCACTTGCCTTGAGGGGGTCAAGACCTCACTCACAGACCCACAAGGGAGGCTGAGCCAATGGGACTTGGGCAACAGGTCGGTAGCCTCCATCTGCAAGCTGGTCGGAGTGTCGTGCTGGAATGAGAAGGAGAATCGACTCATCAGCCTCCAGCTTCCTTCAATGGAGCTCGCCGGTGAGCTCCCTGAGTCTCTCAAGTTCTGCCATAGCCTCCAGAGCCTGGATCTCTCCGGTAACGCTCTCTCCGGTTCCATCCCTCCCCAAATCTGCACTTGGCTCCCTTATCTCGTAACCCTAGATCTCTCCAACAACCATCTCTCCGGTTCCATCCCTCCGGAGATTGTCAACTGTAAGTTCCTCAACACCCTCATTTTGAACGATAACCGTCTCTCCGGTTCTTTGCCCTATGAACTTGGACGGCTCGATAGGTTGAAGAGAATCTCCGTCGCTAATAATGGTCTCTCTGGTACGATACCTCCGGACTTGTCTAAATTTGAGAAGGATGACTTTGATGGGAACAGTGGGCTGTGCGGGAAGCCTCTTGGGTCTAAATGTGGTGGACTGAGCAGCAAAAGCCTCGGCATTATAATCGCCGCTGGTGCAATTGGTGCTGCTGGGTCTTTGATCTTGGGTTTGGGGATTTGGTGGTGGTTATTTGTTAGGGCGAGTCAGAAAAAGCGAAGCTTTGAtggtggtgttggtggtgATAAGTATGAGAgtggttgggttgggttgttGAGGTCTCATAAGGCTGTTCAGGTGTCTCTGTTTCAAAAACCCATTGTGAAAGTCCGGTTGGCTGATCTGTTGGCGGCCACCAACAGTTTTGATCCCCAAAACATTGTCATTTCCACGAGAACCGGTGTTTCATATAAGGCTGTGTTGCCTGATGGTTCGGCAATGGCGATTAAGCGGCTTAATGCGTGTAAGCTTGGTGAGAAACAATTTAGGTTGGAGATTAATAGGTTGGGGCAGCTTAGGCATCCCAATTTGGTGCCTTTGTTGGGGTTTTGTGTTGTGGAGGAAGAGAAGCTTTTGGTGTATAAGCACATGTACAATGGCACATTGCACTCTCAGTTGCACGGAAGTGGTAATGTGAACAGCCAGTATGGTTTTTTGGATTGGCCAACACGCCTAAGGATTGGTGTAGGTGCAGCCAGAGGACTTGCCTGGCTTCACCATGCGTGTCAGCCGCCTTATATGCACCAGAACATTAGCTCGAATGTGATTCTTCTTGACTATGATTTTGAAGCTCGTATAACGGATTTTGGGCTGGCGAGGCTGGTTGCTTCTCGTGATTCCAATGATAGCTCGTTTGTCAATGGGGATTTGGGAGAGTTTGGTTATGTGGCTCCTGAGTACTCAAGCACAATGGTGGCATCGTTGAAAGGGGATGTGTATGGGTTCGGGGTGGTTCTTCTGGAATTGGTGACTGGACAGAAGCCTCTAGAAATTGGTAATGCAGTGGAAGGATTCAAGGGGAATTTGGTGGATTGGGTGAATCATTTATCAAACGCTGGTCGAAGCATGGATGCCATAGACAATATCTTAGCAGGGAAAGGTCACGATGATGAAATTTTGCAGTTCATGAGGGTTGGTTGTACTTGCGTGGTTGCTAGGCCAAAGGACAGGCCTTCCATGTATCAGGTTTATGAGTCATTGAAGGTCTTTGCTGAGAAACATGGTTTCTTCGAACAGTATGATGAATTTCCATTGGTCTTTGGCAAGCAGGTTCCTGAATCTTGA
- the LOC117623245 gene encoding uncharacterized protein LOC117623245, translated as MPSDSSLFLLLFFFAAFALLSVGHATIQSDESEGIGRRALLSLKETPRGSNTTFECSPAGPCVPCLYSEKKDEKYRCSETGYRIPLKCVETKRSLKDEKAKGSQNSRSTLEIYHNDAELHNAEELGTSVKHRSLLDDSATLEDGPQAYITYRSCIPAVSEEKLSVLGFEGIVLFFLLISGSVVYFRRKQTVSMTGFGAGRIQSNSRF; from the exons ATGCCTTCAGATTCATCACTCTTTCtcttgcttttcttcttcGCAGCCTTCGCTCTGCTCTCAGTAGGCCACGCCAC AATCCAAAGCGATGAAAGCGAAGGGATTGGGCGCAGAGCGCTGCTGAGTCTAAAAGAAACCCCTCGCGGAAGTAACACTACCTTCGAATGCTCTCCAGCTGGTCCTTGCGTTCCTTGCCTTTACTCTGAGAAg AAGGATGAGAAATATCGCTGCAGTGAGACCGGCTATCGCATCCCTTTGAAATGTGTGGAAACTAAACGTAGTTTGAAGgatgaaaaagcaaaaggtTCTCAAAACAGTCGATCTACGCTGGAGATCTATCACAACGATGCAGAATTGCATAATGCGGAAGAACTCGGCACTTCTGTAAAGCATAGAAGTTTACTTGATGATTCAGCCACACTAGAGGATGGACCACAGGCTTACATTACTTACAGAAGCTGTATACCAGCAGTTAGTGAAGAGAAGCTGTCAGTGCTTGGTTTCGAG GGGATTGTGCTGTTCTTCTTACTCATCAGCGGTTCAGTTGTATACTTCAGAAGAAAGCAGACTGTTTCCATGACGGGATTCGGAGCAGGGCGAATTCAGAGCAACTCTAGGTTTTAA
- the LOC117623236 gene encoding serine/threonine-protein phosphatase PP2A catalytic subunit, protein MPAHADLDRQIEHLMECKTLPEAEVKTLCEQARAILVEEWNVQPVKCPVTVCGDIHGQFYDLIELFRIGGNAPDTNYLFMGDYVDRGYYSVETVTLLVALKVRYRDRITILRGNHESRQITQVYGFYDECLRKYGNANVWKFFTDLFDYLPLTALIESQIFCLHGGLSPSLDTLDNIRALDRIQEVPHEGPMCDLLWSDPDDRCGWGISPRGAGYTFGQDIAAQFNHTNGLSLISRAHQLVMEGYNWCQEKNVVTVFSAPNYCYRCGNMAAILEIGENMDQNFLQFDPAPRQIEPDNTRKTPDYFL, encoded by the exons ATGCCGGCTCACGCGGATCTGGACCGTCAGATCGAGCATCTGATGGAGTGCAAGACGTTGCCGGAGGCAGAGGTGAAGACGCTGTGCGAGCAAGCCAGGGCGATCCTCGTGGAGGAGTGGAACGTACAGCCGGTGAAGTGCCCCGTTACGGTGTGTGGGGATATTCACGGCCAGTTCTACGACCTCATTGAGCTCTTTCGGATAGGAGGCAACGCCCCCGACACTAATTACCTTTTTATGGGTGATTATGTAG ATCGTGGGTACTATTCTGTGGAGACTGTCACACTTCTGGTGGCCCTGAAAGTCCGTTATAGAGATAGAATTACAATTCTCAGAGGAAATCACGAGAGTCGGCAAATTACTCAAGT GTATGGTTTTTATGATGAGTGCTTGAGAAAATATGGGAATGCCAATGTCTGGAAGTTCTTTActgatttatttgattatcTTCCCCTCACAGCCCTTATTGAGAGTCAG ATTTTCTGTTTGCATGGGGGCCTTTCCCCATCTTTGGACACATTGGACAATATCCGAGCCTTGGATCGTATACAGGag GTTCCACACGAAGGACCAATGTGCGATCTCTTGTGGTCTGATCCAGATGACCGCTGTGGATGGGGAATATCTCCACGTGGTGCTGGTTATACATTTGGACAGGATATAGCTGCTCAGTTCAACCATACCAATGGACTGAGTCTCATTTCAAGAGCTCATCAGCTTGTAATGGAAGGGTACAATTGGTGTCAG GAAAAGAATGTGGTGACTGTTTTTAGCGCTCCAAACTATTGTTATAGGTGTGGGAATATGGCTGCAATATTGGAAATTGGGGAGAACATGGACCAGAATTTCCTGCAGTTTGACCCAGCCCCACGTCAAATTGAGCCCGACAACACACGCAAGACTCCagattattttttgtaa